In Dehalococcoidales bacterium, the following are encoded in one genomic region:
- the dnaG gene encoding DNA primase yields MSEVDEVKQKIDIVEVIGQHVKLTKSGRNFRALCPFHSEKAPSFYVFPERQSWHCFGACNTGGDVFSFIMKQQGIDFGEALRLLAEQTGVTLPSRVRPDARKDERERLHQVNEAAATYFHDQLLDSPDAAKAQDYLLRRSFTAETVAAFQLGYGPDRWEALKQHLAERGYSEKELVDAGLLVETDAGSATGGNTRDRFRNRLMFPIHDARGRITGFGARVLDDSLPKYTNSPQTLVFDKSGTLYAVHLAAPVIRKQDRAILVEGYMDVITAHQNGFTNVIASMGTSITERQVTTLKRLTRNITLALDADAAGKEAMLRCVDYENTLDAEVQVMLLPGGRDPDDVIREDPDVWKDLIENAVPVVDYALDMTTAGLDLTTARDQARVIREFLPILARMKDIVRRDHYIRKLEIRTGTRYNVIEAALKDHMAASRPGRTTRKFDVKPTTPILSSPIEEECLSLLLQHPELKDDSEELLPDYFQNSQNREIFIAWQQSADLESLKERLDPSMWEQVDALVSRSLVPGRMEQKHSRLVLRLKKEHLREVKILEAAALEEASTSGTNIDVTQLSQEGIEANIQLQEVFQQEARANRSARDESGRVP; encoded by the coding sequence ATGAGCGAAGTCGACGAAGTAAAGCAGAAGATAGACATCGTTGAAGTCATTGGCCAGCACGTGAAGCTGACCAAGTCAGGACGTAACTTCCGGGCACTCTGCCCGTTTCATAGTGAGAAGGCACCATCATTCTACGTCTTCCCGGAGCGGCAGAGCTGGCATTGCTTTGGTGCCTGCAATACCGGCGGTGATGTCTTTTCATTCATTATGAAACAGCAGGGTATCGATTTCGGCGAGGCACTACGCCTGCTTGCCGAGCAGACAGGGGTCACACTTCCCTCCCGGGTCAGGCCGGACGCCAGGAAGGATGAAAGGGAGCGACTGCACCAGGTCAACGAAGCGGCGGCCACCTACTTCCATGACCAGTTACTCGATTCTCCGGACGCGGCGAAGGCACAGGACTATTTGCTCCGCAGGAGCTTCACCGCGGAGACCGTAGCCGCTTTCCAACTCGGCTACGGACCGGACAGATGGGAGGCCCTGAAGCAACACCTGGCAGAAAGAGGTTATAGTGAAAAGGAACTCGTTGATGCCGGTCTGCTGGTTGAGACCGACGCCGGTTCCGCAACCGGCGGAAATACGCGCGACCGGTTCCGTAACCGGCTGATGTTCCCGATACATGACGCCCGCGGCCGTATTACCGGTTTCGGGGCAAGGGTACTGGATGACTCGCTGCCCAAGTACACCAACTCACCGCAGACGCTGGTGTTCGACAAAAGCGGCACCCTCTACGCGGTACACCTGGCAGCACCGGTAATTCGTAAACAGGACAGGGCTATCCTCGTGGAAGGCTACATGGACGTGATTACGGCCCACCAGAACGGCTTCACAAACGTCATCGCCTCCATGGGCACATCCATCACGGAGCGTCAGGTCACTACACTGAAAAGGCTCACCAGGAACATCACCCTGGCCCTGGACGCCGATGCCGCCGGTAAGGAAGCCATGCTGCGCTGCGTCGACTACGAAAACACCCTGGACGCCGAAGTGCAGGTTATGCTTCTCCCCGGTGGCCGCGACCCCGACGACGTTATTCGGGAAGACCCTGATGTCTGGAAAGACCTTATCGAGAACGCGGTGCCCGTTGTGGACTACGCCCTGGATATGACCACCGCCGGGCTTGACCTTACCACTGCCAGAGACCAGGCCCGAGTCATCCGGGAGTTTCTACCCATCCTCGCCCGAATGAAAGATATCGTACGCCGTGACCACTACATAAGAAAACTGGAAATCCGCACTGGAACGAGGTATAATGTAATAGAGGCTGCCCTGAAGGATCACATGGCGGCATCCAGGCCTGGCAGGACAACCAGAAAATTCGACGTAAAGCCAACCACACCAATTCTCTCCAGTCCGATTGAGGAAGAGTGTCTCAGTCTGCTCTTGCAGCACCCTGAACTGAAAGATGACAGTGAGGAACTCCTGCCTGATTACTTCCAGAACAGCCAGAACCGGGAGATATTTATCGCCTGGCAGCAGTCTGCCGACCTCGAATCACTCAAGGAGAGACTGGACCCGTCAATGTGGGAGCAGGTCGACGCCCTGGTATCAAGGAGCCTGGTTCCCGGACGAATGGAGCAGAAGCACTCTCGGCTTGTGCTTCGCCTGAAGAAAGAGCACCTGCGGGAAGTGAAGATACTGGAAGCGGCTGCCCTTGAGGAGGCCAGCACCAGTGGTACTAACATAGACGTAACCCAACTGTCCCAGGAAGGAATCGAGGCCAACATTCAGTTGCAGGAAGTGTTTCAGCAAGAAGCCAGAGCAAACAGGAGCGCGAGAGATGAGTCTGGAAGAGTTCCCTAG
- the rpoD gene encoding RNA polymerase sigma factor RpoD, protein MSLEEFPSATQFPDEQKDDEESSSAEGVPVHAKSPADLELNTHIEAMEDQEVGDDPVRLYLHEIGKVQLLTADLEKTLARKIEEGKRIDDVRRQLRKDGKPPTATNILLTMVKELGESVALFDPLRETLGLAPSSSFIKSVSDPDLKSKIDGVIDQLMVQDLALKMELLPPETEQKIINLSVSCALLPQQVLDAISEDVTLADIADLVADPALADTVRVHEQELSDYLAAIERKAEIAKNHLTEANLRLVVSVAKKHIGHGMSLLDLIQEGNIGLIRAVEKFDPHKGYKFSTYATWWIRQAITRAIADQARTIRVPVHMIETINKLLRLSRRLAQEYGREPTSREIGDKMGLSSEKVREIVKVAQLPISLELPMGEEEDSHLGDFIEDRNAMPPVDAASKQLLKEQIDEVLSSLTHREQRVLQLRFGLEDGRSRTLEEVGQEFQVTRERIRQIEAKALRKLRHPSRSRKLKDYLE, encoded by the coding sequence ATGAGTCTGGAAGAGTTCCCTAGCGCCACGCAGTTTCCCGATGAACAAAAGGATGACGAGGAATCATCCTCCGCGGAAGGGGTACCGGTTCATGCCAAGTCCCCGGCCGACCTCGAACTTAACACACACATTGAAGCAATGGAAGACCAGGAGGTCGGAGATGACCCCGTTCGCCTCTACCTCCACGAAATCGGTAAGGTACAGCTTCTAACCGCGGACCTGGAAAAGACGCTGGCAAGGAAGATTGAAGAGGGAAAGCGCATCGATGACGTCAGACGCCAGTTGCGCAAGGACGGAAAGCCTCCCACGGCAACCAACATACTGCTCACAATGGTGAAGGAACTGGGGGAGTCTGTTGCCCTGTTTGACCCGCTGCGCGAGACACTCGGTCTGGCACCCTCCAGCAGTTTCATCAAGAGTGTGTCCGACCCTGACCTCAAAAGCAAGATAGACGGCGTTATCGACCAGTTGATGGTGCAGGACCTTGCCCTGAAGATGGAGTTGCTGCCTCCGGAAACGGAGCAGAAGATAATCAACCTGTCGGTAAGCTGCGCCCTTCTCCCACAACAGGTGCTGGACGCCATCAGCGAAGACGTGACTCTGGCCGATATAGCGGACCTGGTTGCCGACCCCGCTCTCGCCGATACCGTTCGGGTTCATGAACAGGAGCTCAGCGACTACCTGGCTGCTATCGAACGCAAGGCGGAAATTGCCAAGAACCACCTCACCGAGGCCAACCTGCGCCTGGTGGTCAGTGTCGCCAAGAAACACATCGGCCACGGTATGTCCCTGCTCGACCTCATCCAGGAGGGCAATATCGGCCTCATCCGCGCCGTCGAAAAGTTTGACCCTCACAAGGGTTACAAGTTCAGCACATACGCCACCTGGTGGATTCGGCAGGCAATCACCCGCGCCATAGCCGACCAGGCACGCACCATTCGCGTACCCGTCCACATGATTGAGACCATCAACAAGCTCCTCCGGCTCAGTCGACGCCTCGCTCAGGAATACGGACGCGAGCCCACCTCCAGGGAAATCGGTGATAAGATGGGTCTGTCCTCGGAAAAGGTCAGGGAAATAGTCAAGGTGGCGCAGTTACCGATATCCCTCGAACTACCCATGGGCGAGGAAGAAGACAGTCACCTCGGCGACTTCATCGAGGACCGCAACGCCATGCCGCCGGTTGACGCCGCCTCCAAACAGCTCCTCAAGGAGCAGATTGACGAGGTGCTCTCCAGCCTGACCCACCGCGAGCAGCGCGTCCTCCAGCTCAGGTTCGGCCTCGAAGACGGCCGCAGCCGCACACTCGAAGAGGTTGGTCAGGAGTTCCAGGTCACCCGTGAGAGAATCCGACAGATTGAGGCCAAGGCGCTCCGTAAACTCCGCCACCCCAGCCGCAGCCGCAAGCTCAAGGACTACCTCGAGTAG
- a CDS encoding MFS transporter produces the protein MRIRVSPFILLCVMGGLAIFSSTMAKTPILPLFIRALDVPVSTVGFIAAASTVVGIIVSLPAGILSDIVGRRRVILLAAIVFASAPFLYLLVSLPWHLVLVRVYHGLATAILGPVAMAAVADTFDERRGERMGWYSSATMVGRSLAPFVGGALIFGEALADFHRVYLVTGIIGTLALVAALRLPITKTISGSVGEALRRGRGEIWQDIKAILTHRGILATSTIEAVQYFAFGCLEVFLPIYLHEESGFATLEIGLLFTVQIVVVTLTKPLAGRLSDRYGRVPAIVVGLILGGVTLALMTHSDSYLILAVLIGLFGLGLATVTASSAALVADLSRASSYGGALGVLSSVMDIGHSTGPMVGGLLISAYRYDTAFGVVGVGLFVAGLAYVLAMRGVPRSTDK, from the coding sequence ATGCGAATAAGAGTCTCTCCATTCATTCTCCTCTGCGTCATGGGTGGGCTGGCCATCTTCAGTTCGACAATGGCCAAGACCCCCATCCTCCCGCTTTTCATTCGTGCCCTGGATGTACCCGTGAGCACTGTCGGCTTTATCGCTGCGGCATCCACTGTGGTCGGCATTATTGTTAGCCTGCCCGCAGGCATCCTTTCCGATATTGTAGGGCGACGCCGTGTTATCCTGCTTGCCGCCATCGTTTTCGCCAGCGCCCCATTCCTGTACCTGCTGGTGAGCCTCCCCTGGCACCTGGTCCTGGTGCGCGTCTACCACGGCCTGGCCACTGCCATTCTGGGACCGGTAGCTATGGCTGCCGTGGCTGATACCTTCGACGAAAGACGGGGCGAGCGCATGGGCTGGTATTCATCAGCCACGATGGTCGGACGTTCTCTGGCTCCCTTTGTCGGCGGTGCCCTGATTTTCGGTGAAGCGCTGGCCGATTTTCACCGGGTATATCTGGTCACCGGTATCATTGGGACGCTAGCACTGGTGGCCGCGCTCCGGCTGCCCATCACGAAGACAATTTCAGGTTCGGTGGGAGAAGCGCTGAGGCGGGGACGAGGAGAGATATGGCAGGACATCAAGGCCATCCTGACCCATCGCGGTATCCTGGCAACCAGTACGATTGAGGCAGTGCAGTACTTTGCCTTTGGCTGCCTGGAGGTATTCCTGCCCATCTACCTCCACGAGGAGTCAGGATTCGCAACTCTTGAGATTGGACTGTTGTTCACCGTGCAGATAGTGGTGGTGACACTGACGAAGCCACTGGCGGGACGCCTGTCCGACCGATACGGCCGTGTACCGGCGATTGTAGTCGGACTCATACTCGGCGGCGTAACATTGGCGCTGATGACTCACTCGGACAGCTATCTCATCCTGGCGGTACTCATCGGCCTGTTCGGGCTGGGTCTGGCCACCGTTACCGCTTCCAGTGCCGCCCTTGTCGCCGACCTGTCGCGAGCTTCCAGCTACGGCGGTGCCCTCGGTGTCCTTTCCAGCGTGATGGATATCGGTCATTCCACCGGGCCAATGGTCGGCGGCCTGCTCATTAGCGCTTACCGATACGATACCGCATTCGGTGTCGTCGGCGTCGGTCTCTTTGTGGCAGGTCTGGCATATGTCCTCGCCATGCGTGGAGTCCCCCGGTCAACAGATAAATAA